A single region of the Ictalurus punctatus breed USDA103 chromosome 26, Coco_2.0, whole genome shotgun sequence genome encodes:
- the mb gene encoding myoglobin produces MSDFDTVLTSWGSMEANYAAIGGEVLGRLFVEHPETQKLFPKFAGISAADAAGNPAVKAHGETVLKKLGELIKAKGNHADILKPLATSHANIHKITITNFKLISEIIIKVMAEKGLLNSGGQDAMRRVLAAVINDIDVYYKELGFAG; encoded by the exons atGTCTGACTTTGACACTGTTCTGACGAGCTGGGGCAGCATGGAAGCCAACTATGCTGCCATTGGAGGAGAAGTTCTGGGCCG TCTGTTCGTGGAGCACCCTGAAACCCAGAAACTCTTCCCTAAGTTTGCTGGGATCTCCGCTGCTGATGCGGCTGGAAATCCGGCGGTCAAGGCACATGGAGAAACCGTCCTGAAAAAACTGGGCGAGCTCATCAAGGCAAAAGGAAACCATGCCGACATCCTCAAACCACTAGCTACATCCCATGCCAACATACACAAGATCACCATTACCAACTTCAAg CTGATCAGCGAAATCATCATTAAGGTGATGGCAGAGAAGGGCCTGCTGAACAGCGGCGGGCAGGACGCCATGAGAAGGGTGTTGGCTGCCGTCATCAACGACATAGACGTCTACTACAAGGAGCTCGGCTTCGCCGGCTAG